The Leguminivora glycinivorella isolate SPB_JAAS2020 chromosome 7, LegGlyc_1.1, whole genome shotgun sequence genomic interval TAAGTGTTTTGCTCAGGCCAACACCATCCTTTCTCATGATTCATGATTACTTTATTTTATAGATTTCATTCTACATTTATCTGGctgggtcaaaaaacaaaaattacaatatgtaactaaaaatactgAAAGTTGTTcagtttaattaaataaatactggtaaaagttttttatttatcgCCATATCTACCGATTTATGATAGCAACATTCcaatttaaataattacgtagCTGTAGAAagtattaaattgattaaataacaaacCATATATACTGCAAGGAAAACATTTTTAGACACATTTAAACCTGACGCTTCAAATAAATTAGAGGGCCCACTCAGGAAAAATGTTTCCCTAAAACCTCAAGCAGAAACGAATTACGCGGGCACTACACAGGGGCAATATGTTGAGTTTATTTTGAATACACCCGGCGTTCGACAGCCACTTCAATAGCGATTGGAAAAATTACCTGCGCATTACGTGTGGAGTCGATTTGCGTCTTAATTTTGGTGAATTTTGGAGATACGGCCCGAGGGTGAAGGTTGTAGTAGGTAACTCGGTTTTTAGatgacaattatttttttctcctGTATCAGGTGAAATTTGCAAAAATTAAGGAACTACCTACTCGTGATGGTGTGTTTTCGACATCTATTCAAGTATCTAGttactttataaaaaatactagtacctacctaaatatgcGTTTCACCCTTTCGTAGTTACTCTTGCACTGATTTGCACTAAACTAACTGAGAAGTGGAACACAATTCCTGCAAATCTAGTCCAATTAGacatgatgatgacgatgatcaGATCCTGTTGTCCCTCATCAGGGGTATAAGGCTCTTAGGAAGGATATAAACTGTTCCCGGTCGTCAGCGGCCTCCTCCAGGCGCCAAAATGACATGGATAACTTTAAATCGAGATTGAATAGGTAATAGATCTCTTAGTTTAAGACCTTTTATGCCCCATTCTATACGCTTCCGATCAATTCAATGGATATTGTGGTTAAATGTTATTTTCCAATAAAATAAAGTAGCAACTAAGTATACGTGTCTAGAATTTCTTctataaaattttactttaagTACGAGGATCCCAAACTGCTGTTTGATGTAAGTATACGCTGACCAGTGACATAGTAACCTTTTGTGCAACAGCTGGGGCCAGTAACAAGCCTAACGCACTGAAGTAGCCTCAAGAAACCTCTTTGTACTGAAGTGACCAAGTATTCAGTACGACTAAAGACGAACTTAAAAATGTAATTTACTGATTcacattttgtgtttttatcttttattttaATGTCGATTTATTGACTGCATTGTTGTTTTTAGAATGATGTATCTAATCACTTTATTAGTGtgagtataaaaaaatattaggtgtattttataaaataaatactgtctTACCTTGatagtaataaatataataaatagttGTTTTGTTTACACAGTTGGCGTACAGGGGTTATAAGTAGTATCAGGTCACAAATTATTTTGTTTCCAATTGAACATTATTATCCATCACTATTTCAATTTGTTTTATATTAGCAAAACACTTTAAACGTACTTAAGTAATTGAGGATAACTTATTTGTACCCAATGCACACATTCGACAAAATCGCGAGTTATAAACTGgcactgacactgacaattataatatacttatcaaatgtaaaataaataccagTGCTTACTAAATATTGCTTACTAAATATGTGCATGTAAATAAAgaggtttttttaatattgcCTACATCTAAAAAGGTTGTTGAAAGTCTTTTACATATGGTAATTTTCTATGAAGGacaaaatatgtaaattaaCTGAAAATTTAAGTCCAATATTCTCTTCCTATTCAAGGGACCTCTAACAAAAGGTACGGGTATCTACCTAGAAAGTCGTCCGCGTGGTCACCTTACTTATACCATAAGTACATAACGTCTGTCCTAAGAGGATCAGTACTCTGTTCACTCTAAGCAGCTTTAAACAGAGGACATACTTCACCCACAAACTATCCTTGAGATTGCGTATATTGGAAATAGTTTGATGCTACTTGAATTTGGCCGGTAATACCTCTAACGGTTTCAAAATGCCATTTTGAGTAGAGTTGAAATATTTGTGGACTCAATAACGTAGGCGATAGTAAGTTTTCAACGTGGCATTAAAATAGGGATTCACTGGTTCCTTGCCGAAATCGTTTTACAGAACGGGTAGTAATTTTACACTTGAAGGAAGTTAAACACGCGTATTCGTCTCAGCTGCCCCCGACTATTATAATGGAAACCAATGTGGTGTTGACTTATTTAAGGGAccattattattcaatttagtaGTTAGACCAAGTACATATTCGATTGATCTAATGAACTAACATAAGAGCCCAGAGTTGCCAGACCTTCCttattttctcaaggatgaaactttgtgatagtgtagagttcgtatcgacgtttaatatctgcatattacctagttcggcccgccGGCCATGTTTTTTGCtatgagtaaaaaaaaacactaacttGCTTttaattctcaaggctgatttttatgtaTGTGTTAGAAAAGACTGCAAggatttgataatcatcatttctgGACCATTTCCGCCGGTCTATCTAAGTTACCTCAATTTCTCAAGCTAATGCTGCCGGCGTAAATGgttaggaaatgatgattatcaattccttacagtattttctaacacgtatttaaaaatcagccttgagaattaaAGACAAGTtagtgttttttaaaaaaaaaaacttagaaaaaaaatgggcgacgggccgaactaggtaatatatGCTGACATTAAATGTCGATACGAACtttacattatcccaaagtttcatccttgagagaatgaggaaggtctggcggctttGGGCTTTTAGtccacaattattattattatagctaAACCttgagcacagtataataaagagtactatcgtacagtatggccactcccgctccccgttgaaaatgccgcccaccccctctcggttacctcacagttaccgcctgtcaaaaacgcgaacagtcgacctgtcatatgtcactcatacaagcttggTACGCGTttgcctacacgagcttagaatgtgtgcttaggaacgcgcctctttcatatatttgatcgccagtgtccgaggtgtgccttgaGTCAACCTATACAAGATATAATAACATCGGTGTAAACCTTTTTTTTACATACCAAAAACAACTTTTTAATTGTTgacattttataattttacgTTTAACATCAACCGTCAATCATGGTTTATCGGCTCTTCATATTCCTatagttacaattattattttttagccttatttttaaataattttataaaatcacAATCATGGCGATGGCAGAAAAGAAAAACGAGTACCCAGTGTCGGTGGAGGCCGATAGGCGTTTGCTGGCCTTCGACTCTTGGGAAGACTACTTGGACTCCTTGATTGAGATAGCAGATTTGAGGAACCTCAGGAGTATAACGACCTCCCGGACTGTTGCTGCTTTGGGTTACAGGTAACAGCTTCTATTCTATAGTATGTAGAAATATAATATTCTAGGGTGAAAAAtgtaattttcaccacaccaactggtaaaggcttactttttTCTTCGAAAAAAGATTCTTCGAGAAACGGGTAGgtatcttacacagatcaatttaGCGCCAAACTAAACAAATTTTGTATGTCACTGAAAGTTGTATACTGGAGGCAAATAGTAAACCATAGGTACAAACCATagtagtcagggaccaaacgacctcttttacaaaaagtcgtcgacatctcttctaaatacctaaaacaggtatggatgtgttcctcgttatctccagattacgaattgacctgttttagtttaaggaggggggacgggttgagaaaaagggggagaaagctggcggccgaccatcatagatatttattcacatctcgagtcctatgccaccaatctgttcgtgcaaggtgtcgtttgaaagcttattaaacctactttaattgtttttaaataactatactcataaaagtaaccgtttacgaaatatttgaaaatatgtgtttttttatcgcgcattaattgcacaagtactagaaaaaatgcgtctaactcaataaacaataactttaccgcaattgatgttattataaaattttcgcgtctattcatgctctttctaaaaatataagtttcattggtatatgataatatataaccatgtaattacgaatttggtttagcaggagtcactctgcccggtcgcagaaatgggcgctgaccgtagtaaagtattcaatatttttcaggccctattttacggatccatatgcgagaggtatcgtttcaaagctaattaaacctactatatttttttataaataactataatcataaaggtagctgtttagaaaatatttgaaaatatgtgttttatagaccatgagtcgcacaagtacctactggtaaaaaatgcttcttaatcaataaacaacaactttccggaatttatgttagtataagatttacgcggaattttgtgtgctttctaataacataagttttattggtgtatgatattatataaccaagtaattacaaatatggttaagtaggggccacagcgcccggccacgtatggatgctgaccgtcaccaaatttttttcagatcctattttatttaacaggaatcttttgaaagcatattatgcgtactatcattggttctcaataattttagttgtaactgtagtagctaacaaaatatttgaaaatatgcattggaaccgatgtaagtaaaacatgcttctagctcaataaattatattttttccgcaattgatataataacaaaataaacggcgaaatgtatgaccttttcaaataataagttttgtcagtattgtataaagaattaatgttaatttatccatcatactcactgcgcaccgtcatatacatggatgaccattttcgttgccgttttcataatttttaagattgtatcttggtgcatgaccaataaacaataactttaccgcaaataatgttatgataagatttacaggacatttcatatgctttctaaaaataatataagttttattgatgtatgatattatacaaccaagtaattacgaatttggtttagcaggtgtcactgcacccccgtgacgtaaataggtgctaaccgtcgcctaattttatgtatttctcagatcctattttagcgatcaatttgtgagaggtatcatttgaaagcatattatgcgtactatcgttactttttaataatgttagtcgtaattgtagaagtttacaaaatatttgacaatatgtgtatttttactgtatatgaatagcattcgcactgatacgagtgaaacatgcttctagctcaataagttatatttttccgcaattgatataataacgaaatgaaccgcaaaatgtatggcctttacaaaaaatgagttttgttagatttgcttaaacaattaatgttaatttgtccaccatacccactgcgcacggtcaatcgtcatataaacggatgtccaccgccgttgccttaatttcttcatcattttacagattttattttactgatcaattaagtatataagtaaattcgatacgtgatagattatatttattatgaatatacgattagtgaaataaaatctgaaaaatcatgaaaaaaggcaacgacggtggacatccatttatatgatggtgcgcagtaggtgagctgaacaaattcaaattaattgttcatgcaatacaaaccaaacttattttttgtgtaagtcatacattttccgtttattttgttattatttcaattgcggaaaactataatttattgagctagaagcgtgtcttatcaatgccaatgctattcatgcacagtaaaatacacatattactaatcaaatattttgtaaacttctacagtttcgacttcaaatattagaaataaagatagtacgcataatatgctttcaaatgatacctctcacaaatttatcagtaaaataggatctgagtaacgtagaaaatttggcgacgtcagtcagcacccaatatcgtgacagggcgcagtgacacttgctaaaccaaattcgtaattacttggtcatatataatcatacaccaataaaacttatatttctagaaagcgcatgaaatttcgcgtaaattttataataacattaattgcggtaaagttatggtttattaagttagaagcattttttatctgtatatgtgcaactcgtgctcgaaaaaaaacccatgttttcaaatattttgtgaacagctacctttataactatagttattcaaaaataattatagtaggtttaattttctttcaaacgatacctcttacatatggatccgtaaaataagaacttaaaaatattgaatactttactacggtcagcgctcatttttatgcgaccggcggagtgaccactacgaaacaaaattcgtaatttaatggttatattatcacttaccaataaaacttatatttttagaaagctcatgaatagtcgcgtaaattttataataacatcaattgcggtaacgttattgtttattgacttagaagcattttttaccagtacttgtgcgattcatgctcgataaaaaacacatattttcaaatattatgtaaacagctaccttaaatactatagttatgtgtaaacaattatagtaggtttaattatctttcaaacgatacctctcacatatggatccgtaaaataagacctcaaaaatattgaatactttactacggtcagcgcccgtttatgcgacctggaggataacccctgccaaacaaaattcttaattatatggttatatattatcatataccaatgaaacttatatttttagaaagaacatgaatagacgcgaaaattttataataacatcaattgcggtaaagttattgtttattgagttagacgcattttttactagtacttgtgcaattcatgcgcgataaaaaaacacatattttcaaatatttcctaaacggttacttttatgagcatagttatttgaaaacaattaaagtaagtttaataagctttcaaatgacacctcgcacgaacagattggtgccataggactcgagatgtgaataaatatctatgatggtcggtcgccatctttccccccctttttctcgacccgtccccccctccttaaactaaaacaggtcaattcgtaatctggagagaacgaggaacatatccatacctgttttaggtatttagaagagatgtcgacgaaaatcgtgaaggagacgacttgtggccaaattggctctagactatagGAACGGATGGTCAACTTTATATGTTACTGAGTTAATAACGACTAGGCTAAATCGGCCAAACCTGACAAAAAATTCATAGTTatttgtgaaattgaaaaacgagcaagtgaaaggattctatagttgaaccacgagcgaagcgagtggtttgagaatagaatcctgaacttgcgagttttttaacacacgagaagtaaaatacatttgcacccgagtgtaacacaaaacttttcccctcactaaagcgaggaaactagaacgcaaaaaatgcgtttatcactgctttcagtagttccacaggtggtaaatcatctttattactagattcacctacttttatcaattttaaagcagttaatttgactttattcaaggtcaaattactttacccactagtggataaaatgcgtttttacccgctggtattaaaggacaaaacacgtgtttccgagctagtgaggggaaaacatacttaattataaatgctatttcatttttattattaggTTCAGAATACGCggtatttgaataaatattattaacacGTTGATTGCTACCATTTAGTTATAGAAAAACATAAATTCGTAATTTATTGCTAAAAACTGATGTGTTGCATTATATTTCAGAAGGCGCTTTGGAACGAATCTATTAAAgtatttttgttaaattcaCTTTAAACCTAAACCTTTTAAAACGTTGAAGTAATCTAAAGAAATAAATTGAGGCAAATATCCGTTTTTATTCTCAGAGCTAATGGCGACACCTTGTCCGAGAAAGAGTTCAACCAGCGCCGCGCATTTATCCATGAGATCGTATACCCGACGGTGAAACCGTATGTGCTGGCTAGCGAGGGAGCTGATGTCAGTGACCCCTTCAACCGGGAGCTTGCAGTACGGGAGAGAGCTAACCGCCTTGGGATATTGCAGGTGACATTTGTAGCATGATGCATTAGGTAGTACACTCGACAGTGAAGCCGTATGAGCTGGCTAGCGAGGGAGCTGATGTCAGTGACCCCTTCAACGGCAGCTGGTATTCCGAGAGAGAGCTAAACGTCTTGGGATATAGCAGGTGACTGTTAGGCCCTTGGTTTTTCTGGCCCATCACATGCGACCGGCGGCGTCTGGATTGTGCGTCGCATGCCTGTGCCACACGCCGTCGATCCCGGATGCTTGGGTTTTTTGGCTCTCAATCACCCTAGAGGTTTTGGTAGTCACGTTATGCCCGTTTTTTGAACTGCTGCGTTGTGCTCTGAGCACAATAAACGCAAAAATACGTACATTGTTACTGTTAGAGGAAAAAGTTGATAAAATATCGATTTTATCAAAAAAAGGAAACAGCCACAAGAAGGAAATTCAAAAACCGGAAAAAAGAAGGTGCTATTTTTAACCTGGTTCTCAAACACCTGCAGTGCAGTGAAGTAAATTTACTAAGTAGAAATAGATATAAATCGACGAAAACTGCAGCTTGTGGTTGTTGTCTTCGCCATGTTTCACAGGATAGCTAACtcgaaaataaataattctccGAACCTTTCCTTCCGTTATAGAACATTCTgtcaaattatgaaataaataaaaataaataaataaatattataggacattcttacacagattgactgaggcccacggctGAGGCTTTATTAATTTCCTTTTGTCATTCCACAGTCCATAATATTCATCCGACATTTCACGAGGGGCGGTTTCGAGATCTCCGGTTATATCGACTACGCGCACCGGCTTATATCGGAGAACTGGGTGCCCTTCTTCAGGGCCAACAAGATGCTGTGGCCTCGGGATAGTGACCTGGGCTACTACCACTGGCGGCATGGCACTGTTCGAAGCAATATGAGCAGGAATTATAAGGTAAGTGAGTTGGAGCTCCACCAGGAATTCAAAGGTAAGAGAGCTGAATGCAAGTTTTTGTAGCGTGAACAAGTTTTATGTTTGTGACAGTTTGTGAAGACATGATCATGTGTCACGCttttggtaggtacctacttgtacTGAAGTAGGTAAGTTTTGCGGTATTTAAATTTGTTCTTAATTCAAATTAGTTactaaattataaactaatcaCATATGgtcatattttaatttcaatgcAACTAGTAGGTACTATAAATGCTCTAATGAAAAACCTTTTAGATAGTAAGAATTTATAAAAGGAACATTTAGGAGGTAAATAATAGTTAAATATAAGACACAAAGATCTTCA includes:
- the LOC125227861 gene encoding cilia- and flagella-associated protein 299-like, with product MAMAEKKNEYPVSVEADRRLLAFDSWEDYLDSLIEIADLRNLRSITTSRTVAALGYRANGDTLSEKEFNQRRAFIHEIVYPTVKPYVLASEGADVSDPFNRELAVRERANRLGILQSIIFIRHFTRGGFEISGYIDYAHRLISENWVPFFRANKMLWPRDSDLGYYHWRHGTVRSNMSRNYKPVMDPEKGLLFQNRHDHKIICPDPQQDPGQNTMKQRIFSPRYTQIEIYDHVVRRKS